The following is a genomic window from Bosea sp. RAC05.
CCGACCGGCTCGCACAAGGACCGGATGAGCGCCCGGCTCATCGCCCGCGCCATGTCTTGCGATGCTCCGCTGGTCGTGGCCGCGTCGAGCGGCAATGGTGGCCTGTCGATCGCGGCTTATGCGGCCCGGGCCGGGCTCCCCGCCGAGATCGCCGTCACGGCTTCCCTCGTCCCATCCTATCGCCGCGCCATGGCGGCCCATGGCGCGCGACTGGTCGAGGCGCCTGACAGCCTGGCGCGCTGGGAGCATCTGGCGCGCCGCGTCACCGAAGGCGCCTTCGCCGCCAGCAATTACCGTCTGCCCGCGATCGGCACGGATCCGTTCGGGATCGACGGCTACAAGACGCTCGCGGCCGAACTCGCCGGTCCCGCGCAGCCGGACCTCATCATGGTCCCGAGTTCGCGCGGCGACCTTCTCTCCGGCCTCCGTCTGGGTTTCGAGGAGATCGGCGGTGTCATGCCCCGGTTGATCGCCGTCGAGCCCTTTCCCAGGCTCGCCCGCGTGATGGCTGGTGAGGATTATCGCTCGCGTTTCGACGGGCGCACCGCTCAGGTTTCGATCGCGGGCGAGACCGTGACCTTCCAGGCGCTCGCCGCCCTGCGTGCGACCGGCGGGCTCGCGGTTCCCGTCGACGACAAGGCCGCACGCCGGGCGCAGGCGGCGCTGGCAGCCTGCGGTCTTCACGCCGAGCTTTCCGCCGCCGCGGCACTGGCCGCCGTGGAGGAGATGGCCCGCGATGGATGTCTCGCCGGTCGACACGTCACCCTGGTGCTGACCGGGTCCGGTCTCCGCGATCCTGGCGCCCACGATCCGGCCACATGGCCCCACACCAACGAGCGGCCTCACGCCGCCGCGCCGCCGGCAATGTCCGGCTTTCTGCCACCGAGAACCGAAACATCGGTCCAACAGAGGGACAACGGATGACCAAGACCATCTCAGCGGGCCGCATCGCCCTGTCGGCGCTCGCCGGCCTCGGCTTTGCCTTTCATGCCGAGGCCCAGAGCCTGCCTCCGCTCCCCGAAGCGATCAAGTCCGCCGGCCTTCTCAAGGCCGGCGTGCGCTGCGACCAGCCGCCCTATGGCTACAAGGACGAGACCGGCAAGTTCGCCGGGGTCGAGACCGACATGGCGATCCAGATCGCGACCTGGGCGTTCGGCTCGGCTGACAAGATCGAGCTCACCTGCGTCACCGCCGAGAACCGCATCCCGCAGCTCAACGGCAAGAAGGTCGATCTGCTGATCGCAACGCTCGGTGTGACCCCCGAGCGTGCCCGCGTCGTGGATTTCTCCAAGCCCTATCGCTGGGGTGGCTCCGACATCCTCGTGGCCAAGGACAGCCCGATCAAGAAGCTGGACGACGTCGCCGGCAAGATCGTCATCATGCTGAAGGGGTCGACCCAGGCGAAATGGTTCGAGGACACCATGCCGAAGGTCGACAATCTCAGGCTCAACACGGCCTCGGACGCCCTTCAGTCGCTCAAGCAGGGCCGCGGCGACGCCTATACCCATGATGCCGCGACGCTGATCGTGATCGCGTCGAAGGATCCGTCGCTGCGCCTCGTCGGCGAGCCCTTCGCGGTGTCGGATGCAGCCGTCGGCGTGCGCAAGAACGAGGCGGCCTGGCTCGCCTATGTCGATGCCGCGCTCGACCGGATGAAGGCCGAAGGCCTCTACGCGAAATGGGTCGAGAAGTGGATTCCGGCTGACATCCGCCCCTTCTACACCGACGCCTTCACCAAGCCGAAGCCAACCGCGCGCTGATCCGCGTCCTTCGTCGGCCGGAGGCGGAAGACCGCCTCCGGCTCCTCCCTCGGGCCAGGGGCCGGCGCGACCATGGAATTCGACCTCGCTTACCTGGCGGCCCAGCGGCCGGCGCTGATGCGCGGCCTGTGGCTGACCATTCAGGTCAGTGCCCTGTCCATCGGGCTGTCCATCGCGGTGGGGCTCTGCGGCGCGGCCATTCGCGTCCTGCAGGTGCCGGTGCTCGACAAGATCGTCGTGGCCTATGTGGAATTCATCCGCAACACGCCGCTGCTCGCCCAGCTCTTCTTCATCTTCTACGGCTTGCCGGGGCTCGGCCTGAAGCTGTCCCTGTTCTGGTCGGGGGTCCTGAGCCTGACGCTCTGGGCCGGTGCCTACCAGATCGAGAACATTCGCGGCGGGCTCGAGACGGTCGGCAAGGGGTTGCGCGAGGCGGCCTTTTCGCTCGGTCTCTCGCCCTGGCGCTTCTTCCGGCTGATCGCCGCGCCGATGGCGGTCCGCGTCGGGCTGCCGTCGATGCTCAACACATCGATCTCGCTTCTCAAGAACTCCTCCTATCTCCAGGCGATCGGGCTCGCCGAGCTGACCTTCGTCGCGATCGACCGGATCTCGATGGACTTCCGCACGGTCGAGATGTTCGCGGCGATCTGCGTGATCTATCTCGCGCTCGTCCTCACGCTGTCCTTCTTCGCCAGCCGGCTCGAATACCGGCTGAACACCCCGTTCCGGACCTGAGGGCGGGGCGATGGACCTCCTGATCAAGAACCTGCCCTTCATCCTCCAGGGCATCGCCATGACGCTGTCGCTGGCGCTGGCGACGCTGTTCTTCTCGACCCTCATCGCCTTCGTGCTGGGCACGCTGGCGACCTTGCGCTTCGCCTGGCTTCGGATCGCGGTGAAGGTCTATGTCGAGCTGTTCCGCGACATCCCCCTGATCGTGAACATCTTCTTCGTGTTCTTCGTCG
Proteins encoded in this region:
- a CDS encoding PLP-dependent lyase/thiolase encodes the protein METYAAGCPRCASEGHASNLKLTYVSEGRCIRLPAALALEEGATPSVELPALAQMMQLGRLTAKLEWCNPTGSHKDRMSARLIARAMSCDAPLVVAASSGNGGLSIAAYAARAGLPAEIAVTASLVPSYRRAMAAHGARLVEAPDSLARWEHLARRVTEGAFAASNYRLPAIGTDPFGIDGYKTLAAELAGPAQPDLIMVPSSRGDLLSGLRLGFEEIGGVMPRLIAVEPFPRLARVMAGEDYRSRFDGRTAQVSIAGETVTFQALAALRATGGLAVPVDDKAARRAQAALAACGLHAELSAAAALAAVEEMARDGCLAGRHVTLVLTGSGLRDPGAHDPATWPHTNERPHAAAPPAMSGFLPPRTETSVQQRDNG
- a CDS encoding transporter substrate-binding domain-containing protein; protein product: MTKTISAGRIALSALAGLGFAFHAEAQSLPPLPEAIKSAGLLKAGVRCDQPPYGYKDETGKFAGVETDMAIQIATWAFGSADKIELTCVTAENRIPQLNGKKVDLLIATLGVTPERARVVDFSKPYRWGGSDILVAKDSPIKKLDDVAGKIVIMLKGSTQAKWFEDTMPKVDNLRLNTASDALQSLKQGRGDAYTHDAATLIVIASKDPSLRLVGEPFAVSDAAVGVRKNEAAWLAYVDAALDRMKAEGLYAKWVEKWIPADIRPFYTDAFTKPKPTAR
- a CDS encoding amino acid ABC transporter permease codes for the protein MEFDLAYLAAQRPALMRGLWLTIQVSALSIGLSIAVGLCGAAIRVLQVPVLDKIVVAYVEFIRNTPLLAQLFFIFYGLPGLGLKLSLFWSGVLSLTLWAGAYQIENIRGGLETVGKGLREAAFSLGLSPWRFFRLIAAPMAVRVGLPSMLNTSISLLKNSSYLQAIGLAELTFVAIDRISMDFRTVEMFAAICVIYLALVLTLSFFASRLEYRLNTPFRT